One window of the Saccopteryx bilineata isolate mSacBil1 chromosome 2, mSacBil1_pri_phased_curated, whole genome shotgun sequence genome contains the following:
- the LOC136323582 gene encoding keratin, type I cuticular Ha1, translated as MPYNCCLPNLSCRSGCPSRPCVAPSCHSIPLPGACNIPANVGNCGWFCEGSFNGSEKETMQILNDRLASYLEKVRQLERENAELECRIQERCQQQEPLLCPSYQSYFRTIEELQQKILCSKAENARLVVQIDNAKLAADDFRTKYDTELGLRQLVESDINGLRRILDELTLCKADLEAQVESLKEELLCLKRNHEEEVNTLRCQIGDRLNVEVDAAPTVDLNRVLNETRCQYEAMVETNRRDVEEWYTNQTQELDKQVVSSAEQLQTCQAEIIELRRTVNALEIELQAQHNLRDSLENTLTETEARYSSQLSQVQCMVTNVESQLAEIRSDLERQNQEYQVLLDVRARLECEISTYRGLLESEDCKLPCNPCATTNACGKPIGPCVSNPCAPCTPCVPRPRCGPCSSFVR; from the exons ATGCCTTACAACTGCTGCCTGCCCAACCTCAGCTGCCGCTCCGGCTGCCCCTCCCGGCCCTGCGTGGCCCCCAGCTGCCACAGCATCCCCCTGCCCGGGGCCTGCAACATCCCCGCCAACGTGGGCAACTGCGGCTGGTTCTGCGAGGGCTCCTTCAATGGCAGCGAGAAGGAGACCATGCAGATCCTGAACGACCGCCTGGCCAGCTACCTGGAGAAGGTGCGGCAGCTGGAGCGGGAGAACGCGGAGCTGGAGTGCCGCATCCAGGAGCGCTGCCAGCAGCAGGAGCCCCTGCTGTGCCCCAGCTACCAGTCCTACTTCCGGACCATCGAGGAGCTCCAGCAGAAG ATCCTGTGCAGCAAGGCGGAGAACGCCCGGCTGGTGGTGCAGATTGACAACGCCAAGCTGGCTGCGGACGACTTCAGGACCAA GTACGATACAGAGCTGGGCTTGCGGCAGCTGGTGGAGTCGGACATAAACGGCCTGCGCAGGATCCTGGACGAGCTGACCCTGTGCAAGGCCGACCTGGAGGCCCAGGTGGAGTCCCTGAAGGAGGAGCTGCTCTGCCTCAAGAGGAACCACGAGGAG GAAGTCAACACCCTGCGCTGCCAGATTGGAGACCGCCTCAACGTGGAGGTGGACGCTGCCCCCACCGTGGACTTGAACCGCGTGCTCAACGAGACCAGGTGTCAGTATGAGGCCATGGTGGAGACCAACCGCAGGGATGTGGAGGAATGGTATACCAACCAG ACCCAGGAGCTGGACAAGCAGGTGGTGTCCAGCGCAGAGCAGCTGCAGACCTGCCAGGCGGAGATCATCGAGCTGAGACGCACGGTCAACGCCCTGGAGATCGAGCTGCAGGCCCAGCACAACCTG AGAGACTCACTGGAGAACACGCTGACGGAGACCGAGGCCCGCTACAGCTCCCAGCTGTCCCAGGTGCAGTGTATGGTCACCAACGTGGAGTCCCAGCTGGCGGAGATCAGGAGCGACCTGGAGCGGCAGAACCAGGAGTACCAGGTGCTGCTGGACGTGCGGGCGCGGCTGGAGTGTGAGATCAGCACGTACCGGGGCCTGCTGGAGAGCGAGGACTGCAA GCTGCCCTGTAACCCCTGCGCTACAACCAATGCATGTGGCAAGCCCATTGGGCCCTGCGTCTCCAATCCCTGCGCCCCCTGCACACCTTGTGTCCCCCGCCCCCGCTGCGGACCCTGTAGCTCCTTTGTGCGCTAG